The Acidobacteriota bacterium genome has a segment encoding these proteins:
- a CDS encoding carbon-nitrogen hydrolase, with product MKDSTDATTLTVGLVQMTCTEEPEANVERAVRGVREAAGRGARVICLQELFGMQYPGQTEDAERFDLAEPIPGPTTEKLSPLAAELNCVLVVPLFERRAPGVFHNTTAVIDADGKLLGVYRKMHIPDDPLYYEKYYFAPGDTGFRSFRTRHGCIGVLVCWDQWFPEAARLTALTGAQVIFYPTAIGYTTPDPVIAYTTQRKKPEPEFEMSDRHYFDAWQTVQRGHAVANGCYVAVLNRVGYEKSANANAPKDEGIKFWGRSFVAGPLGEMLAEAGDGEEVLVAECNLEYLEQVRRLWPLLRDRRVDAYGPLTKRWIGS from the coding sequence ATGAAAGATTCCACGGATGCGACGACACTGACCGTCGGCCTGGTACAGATGACCTGCACCGAGGAGCCCGAGGCCAACGTCGAGCGGGCCGTGCGCGGCGTCCGGGAGGCGGCCGGCCGCGGTGCGCGGGTGATCTGCCTGCAGGAGCTGTTCGGCATGCAGTACCCCGGCCAGACCGAGGACGCCGAGCGCTTCGACCTGGCCGAGCCGATTCCGGGCCCGACGACCGAGAAATTATCTCCGCTTGCGGCCGAGCTCAATTGTGTCCTCGTCGTGCCGCTCTTCGAGCGCCGCGCGCCGGGCGTCTTCCACAACACCACCGCGGTCATCGATGCCGACGGCAAGCTGCTCGGCGTCTACCGCAAGATGCACATTCCCGACGACCCTCTCTATTACGAAAAGTACTACTTCGCTCCGGGCGACACGGGGTTCCGCTCGTTCCGGACGCGCCACGGCTGCATCGGCGTGCTCGTCTGCTGGGACCAGTGGTTCCCGGAAGCCGCGCGGCTGACGGCGCTCACGGGCGCGCAGGTGATCTTCTATCCGACGGCTATCGGCTACACGACACCCGATCCGGTCATAGCCTACACCACCCAGCGGAAAAAGCCGGAACCGGAATTTGAGATGAGCGACCGCCATTACTTCGATGCGTGGCAGACGGTGCAGCGCGGCCACGCCGTCGCGAACGGCTGCTACGTGGCCGTGCTCAACCGGGTCGGGTACGAGAAGAGCGCGAACGCGAACGCACCAAAAGACGAGGGCATCAAGTTCTGGGGCCGCTCGTTCGTGGCCGGGCCGCTGGGGGAGATGCTCGCCGAGGCGGGAGACGGCGAGGAAGTGCTCGTGGCCGAGTGCAACCTCGAGTATCTCGAACAGGTCCGGCGCCTCTGGCCGCTCCTGCGCGACCGCCGCGTGGACGCCTATGGTCCGCTCACGAAGCGCTGGATCGGCTCCTGA
- a CDS encoding agmatine deiminase family protein, which yields MKESTVRAPAEWEPHERCLMSWPCRKDLWGEKLKAAQEEYAVVAKAIAQFEPVLMVANPGSGEDARRQCGKNIEVVEFPIDDSWMRDNGPIFVLEDHKIVGRNFHFNSWGEKFAPWDKDDALPPLLCDHLNVGCRPVDMVLEGGGIVTDGQGTLITTESCLLNPNRNPDMSRSEIGAVLKESLGIRKVIWLPGGLDWGTDGHVDGVVAYLAPAKVLFEWAPPDTEEGRCFRENRKALEAATDAEGRNFEIFETPPINAPEVPYFAPGGSDEYGLFFYINFYLANGGVVVPVAGVPAEDEKVLACLRKLFPERRVVGVPALTVEWGGGAIHCITQQVPKTVPR from the coding sequence ATGAAAGAATCCACCGTTCGCGCACCGGCGGAGTGGGAGCCCCATGAGCGCTGCCTGATGAGCTGGCCTTGCCGGAAAGACTTGTGGGGCGAGAAGTTGAAGGCGGCGCAGGAGGAGTACGCCGTCGTTGCGAAGGCCATCGCGCAGTTCGAGCCGGTGCTCATGGTCGCCAATCCCGGAAGCGGCGAGGACGCGAGGCGGCAGTGCGGAAAAAACATCGAGGTCGTGGAGTTTCCCATTGACGATTCGTGGATGCGCGATAACGGGCCCATCTTCGTTCTCGAAGACCACAAGATTGTCGGCCGCAATTTTCACTTCAACTCATGGGGCGAGAAATTCGCCCCGTGGGACAAGGACGACGCCCTGCCGCCGCTTCTTTGTGACCATCTGAACGTCGGGTGCCGCCCAGTCGACATGGTGCTGGAGGGCGGCGGCATCGTCACGGACGGCCAGGGCACGCTGATTACGACCGAGTCGTGTCTCCTTAATCCAAACCGCAATCCAGACATGTCACGGTCGGAGATCGGGGCCGTGCTGAAAGAGAGCCTCGGCATCCGCAAAGTCATCTGGCTCCCCGGGGGGCTCGACTGGGGAACCGACGGGCACGTGGACGGCGTGGTGGCGTACCTGGCGCCCGCCAAGGTTCTGTTCGAGTGGGCGCCGCCGGACACGGAAGAGGGAAGGTGCTTCAGGGAAAACCGCAAGGCGCTCGAAGCGGCCACCGACGCCGAGGGAAGAAATTTCGAAATTTTCGAGACGCCGCCCATAAATGCGCCGGAAGTTCCGTACTTCGCCCCCGGCGGGAGCGACGAGTACGGCCTCTTCTTCTACATCAACTTCTACCTTGCAAACGGGGGAGTCGTGGTGCCGGTCGCCGGAGTGCCGGCGGAGGATGAGAAGGTTTTGGCCTGTTTGAGAAAACTTTTCCCAGAGCGGCGGGTCGTGGGTGTCCCCGCACTAACCGTGGAGTGGGGCGGGGGTGCAATCCATTGCATCACGCAGCAGGTGCCGAAGACGGTTCCTCGGTGA
- a CDS encoding agmatine deiminase family protein, protein MSKSSVRAPAEWEPHARCLMSWPCQKHDLWEGERFKPAQEEYAAVARAIAQFELVLMVADPGSGEDAKRQCGDSVEVVEFPIDDSWMRDNGPIFVLEDGKKVVGRNFRFNAWGEKFYSWDKDDALPPILCDYLKVECRPVDMILEGGSILTDGQDTLITTRQCLLHPSRNPDMSQSEIEAKLKESLGVRKIIWLPWGLDWGTDGHVDCVVSYLAPGKVLAQTAPPGTQEDKWLKKNLAVLESATDAEGRKLQVLKTPPIMPEIPRPAQDGDDELVAFPYANLYHANGGAVVPLAGVPESDEQVMASVRKIITDRKVVGVPIPTVHWGGGGIHCITQQMPAAPS, encoded by the coding sequence ATGAGCAAATCCTCCGTTCGCGCGCCAGCTGAGTGGGAGCCCCACGCGCGCTGCCTGATGAGCTGGCCTTGCCAGAAGCATGATCTGTGGGAAGGCGAGAGGTTTAAGCCTGCGCAAGAGGAGTACGCCGCCGTCGCAAGAGCGATCGCGCAATTCGAGCTCGTCCTCATGGTCGCCGATCCCGGAAGCGGCGAGGACGCAAAGCGGCAGTGTGGTGACAGCGTCGAGGTCGTGGAGTTTCCCATTGACGACTCGTGGATGCGCGACAACGGGCCCATCTTCGTTCTCGAAGATGGGAAGAAGGTCGTCGGCCGCAATTTCCGCTTCAATGCATGGGGCGAGAAATTTTACTCCTGGGACAAGGACGACGCCCTGCCCCCGATTCTCTGCGATTACCTGAAAGTCGAATGCCGCCCCGTCGACATGATACTGGAAGGCGGCTCCATCCTTACGGACGGCCAGGACACGCTGATTACGACGAGGCAGTGCCTGCTCCATCCCAGCCGCAATCCGGACATGTCCCAGTCGGAGATCGAGGCCAAGCTGAAAGAGAGCCTCGGCGTCAGGAAAATCATCTGGCTCCCGTGGGGGCTCGACTGGGGTACCGACGGGCACGTGGACTGCGTGGTGTCGTACCTGGCACCGGGGAAGGTGCTCGCCCAGACGGCGCCGCCTGGCACGCAGGAGGACAAGTGGCTGAAGAAAAACCTCGCCGTGCTCGAATCGGCCACCGACGCCGAGGGACGGAAGCTCCAGGTTCTGAAGACGCCTCCCATCATGCCGGAGATCCCGCGCCCCGCCCAGGACGGAGATGACGAGCTCGTCGCCTTCCCTTACGCCAACCTCTATCATGCAAACGGAGGGGCGGTGGTTCCGCTCGCGGGCGTGCCCGAGAGCGACGAGCAGGTCATGGCCAGTGTGAGAAAAATTATCACTGACCGGAAAGTGGTCGGCGTTCCCATACCGACCGTGCACTGGGGCGGCGGCGGCATCCACTGCATCACACAGCAGATGCCGGCTGCGCCGTCCTAA
- the nadB gene encoding L-aspartate oxidase gives MSLPIERIQTDFLVLGTGVAGLRAVAALGEAGSEKVLVATKGKISDSNTEHAQGGVAVVLSDEDTVSLHYEDTLGAGAGLCNAGAVRVLTEEGPRYIEELIAWGAAFDKKGGTLHFSREGAHSARRVLHAGGDSTGREVMRILKRRAEGCQNVQVLDNTFALDLLVEDGACTGAELLTAEGKRLVVEARATLLATGGAGRVFLETTNPPVATGDGPAIAYRAEAALMDLEFFQFHPTVLYQTGAPRFLLTEALRGEGGRLMNVRGEPFMKKYHDLGDLAPRDVVSRSILLEANLTHHPCVYLDMTHLGAAFVKKRFPNVYETCLSCSVDITKARAPVLPAAHYFMGGVWTDLWGRTTVENLYAAGEAASTGVHGANRLASNSLLEGLVYGARVAQAMREDSPRLKRASGALPEFKEHYIQPEVKRDILTLSWEKIGISRSQRTLQSAVEHMERVLPTLEGRFAEQWAGEVQNIALDVLLMARCALAREESRGAHSREDFPETLPAWEHRHSFVSREGLWHGDADAARKP, from the coding sequence ATGAGTCTTCCCATCGAGCGGATTCAAACCGATTTTCTTGTCTTGGGCACGGGCGTCGCGGGCCTACGGGCGGTGGCGGCTCTCGGCGAGGCGGGGTCGGAAAAAGTCCTCGTCGCCACGAAGGGAAAAATTTCCGACTCGAACACCGAGCACGCGCAGGGCGGCGTCGCCGTCGTCCTGTCGGACGAGGACACCGTGTCGCTCCACTACGAAGACACGCTGGGCGCGGGCGCGGGCCTGTGCAACGCCGGGGCCGTCCGTGTTTTGACCGAGGAAGGCCCGCGCTACATCGAAGAGCTCATTGCGTGGGGCGCGGCGTTCGACAAGAAGGGCGGAACGCTGCACTTTTCGCGCGAGGGCGCCCACAGCGCGAGGCGCGTCCTCCACGCGGGGGGCGACTCGACGGGGCGCGAGGTGATGCGCATCCTGAAGCGCAGGGCCGAAGGGTGCCAGAACGTCCAAGTCCTTGACAATACTTTCGCGCTCGACCTTTTGGTCGAGGACGGCGCGTGCACAGGGGCCGAGCTCTTGACGGCGGAGGGAAAGCGCCTCGTCGTCGAGGCCCGCGCGACGCTCCTCGCCACGGGTGGCGCGGGACGCGTCTTCCTCGAGACGACCAACCCGCCGGTTGCGACCGGCGACGGCCCGGCCATAGCCTACCGCGCCGAAGCAGCGCTGATGGACCTGGAGTTCTTTCAGTTCCATCCCACGGTGCTCTACCAGACGGGAGCGCCGCGCTTCCTCCTGACCGAAGCCCTGCGCGGCGAGGGCGGCCGCCTTATGAACGTGCGCGGCGAGCCGTTCATGAAAAAATACCACGATCTGGGCGACCTCGCGCCGCGCGACGTGGTCTCGCGCTCGATCCTCCTCGAGGCGAACCTCACGCACCACCCGTGCGTCTACCTGGACATGACGCACCTGGGCGCGGCGTTTGTTAAAAAGCGCTTCCCGAACGTGTACGAGACATGCCTTTCCTGCAGCGTCGACATCACCAAGGCGCGCGCGCCGGTGCTTCCGGCGGCCCATTATTTTATGGGGGGCGTCTGGACGGACCTCTGGGGGCGGACGACGGTCGAGAATCTCTACGCGGCCGGGGAGGCGGCGTCCACGGGCGTCCACGGGGCCAACCGCCTGGCGAGCAACTCCCTTCTCGAAGGGCTCGTCTACGGCGCGCGCGTGGCGCAGGCCATGCGGGAGGACTCGCCCCGGCTAAAGCGCGCCTCGGGCGCCCTGCCGGAGTTCAAGGAGCATTACATCCAGCCCGAAGTGAAGCGCGACATCCTGACGCTCTCGTGGGAAAAAATAGGGATTTCCCGTAGCCAGCGCACGCTTCAAAGCGCCGTCGAGCACATGGAGCGCGTGCTACCGACTCTTGAAGGCCGCTTCGCGGAGCAGTGGGCGGGCGAGGTCCAAAACATCGCGCTCGACGTGCTCTTGATGGCGCGCTGCGCACTGGCGCGCGAGGAAAGCCGCGGCGCCCATTCCCGGGAGGATTTCCCCGAAACGCTGCCCGCCTGGGAGCATAGGCACTCCTTCGTGAGCCGGGAGGGTTTGTGGCACGGCGACGCGGACGCGGCGCGGAAGCCGTAG
- a CDS encoding agmatine deiminase family protein, which translates to MKQPVVRTPAEWEPHARCLMSWPHREDMWAERLKAVQEEYAAVAKTIAQFEPVLMVADPGSGEDARRQCGKNVEVVGLPVDDSWLRDNGPIFVLEDRKKVVGRNFRFNAWGERFHPWDKDDALPDILCDHLNVECRPVDMILEGGSIYTDGEGTLITTKQCLLCPNRNPTMSQPEIEAALQESLGVRKIIWLPWGFHDSQTDGHVDGVAAYLAPAKVMLQSSPPGTPDESRFKENRAVLEAATDARGRKFQIVDMPFLPDVDVGGDVGVMHHIYANFYLPNGGVVVPLAGAPEDDEAMALLRKNFPDRKVVGLPVPNVRSGGGAIHCITQQMPAEPAQKGD; encoded by the coding sequence ATGAAACAACCCGTGGTTCGCACCCCGGCGGAGTGGGAGCCCCATGCGCGCTGCCTGATGAGCTGGCCCCACCGCGAGGACATGTGGGCCGAGAGGCTGAAGGCGGTGCAGGAGGAGTACGCCGCCGTGGCGAAAACCATCGCGCAATTCGAGCCGGTTTTGATGGTGGCCGATCCCGGAAGCGGCGAGGACGCGAGGCGCCAGTGCGGGAAAAACGTTGAGGTGGTGGGGCTTCCCGTTGACGACTCGTGGCTGCGCGACAACGGGCCCATCTTCGTTCTCGAAGACCGGAAGAAGGTCGTCGGCCGCAATTTCCGCTTCAACGCATGGGGCGAGAGGTTCCACCCCTGGGACAAAGACGACGCCCTGCCTGATATTCTCTGCGACCATTTGAACGTCGAATGCCGCCCCGTCGACATGATATTGGAAGGCGGCTCCATCTACACGGACGGCGAGGGCACGCTGATCACGACCAAGCAGTGTCTGCTTTGCCCCAATCGCAACCCGACCATGTCCCAGCCGGAGATCGAGGCCGCGCTGCAAGAGAGCCTCGGAGTCCGCAAGATTATCTGGCTCCCCTGGGGTTTTCACGATTCCCAGACCGACGGGCACGTGGACGGCGTGGCGGCGTACCTGGCGCCCGCCAAGGTCATGCTCCAGTCGTCCCCGCCGGGCACGCCGGACGAGTCCCGCTTCAAGGAGAACCGCGCTGTGCTTGAAGCGGCCACCGACGCCCGGGGGCGCAAGTTTCAGATCGTGGACATGCCGTTTCTTCCGGACGTCGACGTCGGCGGCGACGTCGGCGTGATGCACCACATCTACGCCAACTTCTACCTCCCGAACGGGGGCGTGGTGGTGCCGCTGGCCGGGGCGCCGGAGGACGACGAGGCCATGGCCCTTTTGAGAAAAAATTTTCCGGACCGGAAGGTAGTGGGCCTTCCCGTCCCCAACGTGCGCTCGGGCGGGGGCGCAATCCATTGCATCACGCAGCAGATGCCGGCGGAGCCGGCTCAGAAAGGAGATTGA
- a CDS encoding DMT family transporter, giving the protein MFFALLSGLLGGTSSILYFESVAGGPISIVGTVSATYPAWTAVIARLFLAEHLSPLQYVGVVVVILGCMGVAYEPSDKSDAGEKTTNRLWFLQANLAAAGWGVSGVVTDHAYELPNASEANLVLFAFLGGVLTLGPYGLLRSRGRKFSQREFTRGALPMAMFTVGNLLLTFAFRHGDATLVQTLSSPYPAITLVFAFIILKERPTFLQWVCIVLILVGMVLCPGVA; this is encoded by the coding sequence TTGTTCTTCGCGCTGCTGTCGGGGCTGCTGGGCGGGACGTCGTCGATCCTCTATTTCGAGTCCGTCGCGGGCGGCCCCATCAGCATCGTCGGCACGGTGTCCGCCACCTATCCGGCCTGGACCGCCGTGATTGCCCGCTTATTTCTGGCGGAGCATCTGTCCCCTCTCCAATACGTGGGGGTCGTGGTCGTGATCCTCGGGTGCATGGGCGTTGCGTACGAGCCCTCCGACAAGTCCGACGCGGGCGAGAAGACCACGAACCGGCTGTGGTTTCTGCAGGCCAACCTTGCCGCGGCGGGATGGGGGGTCTCGGGGGTGGTGACGGACCACGCCTACGAGCTGCCCAACGCGAGCGAGGCCAACCTCGTTCTGTTCGCCTTCCTAGGCGGAGTGCTCACCCTGGGGCCGTACGGCCTGCTCCGGAGCCGCGGGAGAAAATTTTCTCAAAGAGAGTTTACCCGGGGCGCCCTGCCAATGGCGATGTTCACCGTCGGCAACCTGCTGCTCACGTTCGCCTTCCGCCACGGCGACGCCACGCTCGTTCAGACCCTGTCGTCCCCCTACCCGGCGATCACGCTGGTGTTCGCCTTCATCATCCTCAAGGAGAGGCCCACGTTCTTGCAGTGGGTGTGCATCGTGTTGATCCTGGTGGGCATGGTTTTATGCCCCGGGGTGGCGTAG
- a CDS encoding agmatine deiminase family protein, with product MKKDSPLTHHGSGFDTLLRLRVTRRRFLAGAGVGAAGLLLPGCARKPTQAEQAGRASAQAAVRAPAEWEPHERCLMSWPHRKDMWEDMLEVVQQEYAAVAKAVTQFEPVLMIANSGSGAEAQRQCGENVEVVEFPIDDAWMRDNGPIFVVEEERLVGLDFRFNAWGKKFPPWDKDDALPEPLCEYLEVERRPVDMVLEGGAITMDGQGTLITTEQCLLNPNRNPDMSRSEIEAVLRESLGVKKIIWLPGIVEDDLTDGHVDGMAAFLAPAKIMVETALPSDKGSSWYAAVSENRVVLEAATDAQGRKFEIVDAPPAPALNVAGDEIYLGYINFYQANQGGVVVPLGGVSEDDEALTHLRKVLPDRQVVGVPTPTVGWGGGGVHCITQQMPALPS from the coding sequence ATGAAAAAAGATAGCCCGTTGACCCACCACGGTAGTGGATTCGACACATTGCTCCGGCTGCGCGTCACGCGCAGGCGCTTCCTGGCCGGTGCGGGCGTCGGGGCCGCGGGACTTCTTCTTCCGGGATGCGCGAGGAAGCCGACTCAGGCCGAGCAGGCCGGGCGTGCGTCCGCCCAGGCCGCCGTCCGTGCGCCGGCGGAGTGGGAGCCCCACGAGCGCTGCCTGATGAGCTGGCCCCACCGCAAGGACATGTGGGAGGACATGCTGGAGGTGGTGCAACAGGAGTATGCCGCCGTGGCGAAGGCCGTCACACAGTTCGAGCCGGTGCTCATGATCGCCAACTCGGGTAGCGGCGCCGAGGCGCAGCGGCAATGCGGGGAAAACGTCGAGGTGGTGGAGTTTCCCATCGACGACGCGTGGATGCGCGACAACGGGCCCATCTTCGTCGTCGAGGAGGAGCGGCTGGTCGGCCTCGACTTCCGGTTCAACGCCTGGGGTAAAAAGTTTCCCCCCTGGGATAAGGACGACGCTTTGCCGGAGCCTCTCTGCGAGTACCTCGAGGTGGAGCGGCGCCCAGTGGACATGGTGCTGGAGGGCGGCGCCATCACCATGGACGGCCAAGGCACGCTGATTACGACCGAGCAGTGTCTCCTGAACCCCAACCGCAATCCGGACATGTCGCGGTCGGAGATCGAGGCCGTCCTGCGCGAGAGCCTCGGGGTCAAAAAAATCATCTGGCTGCCGGGGATAGTGGAGGACGATCTCACCGACGGGCACGTGGACGGCATGGCGGCGTTCCTTGCTCCCGCCAAGATCATGGTCGAAACGGCCCTGCCGAGCGATAAAGGCAGCTCGTGGTATGCCGCCGTATCGGAAAACCGCGTCGTGCTCGAAGCGGCCACCGACGCCCAGGGGCGAAAGTTCGAGATCGTGGATGCACCGCCGGCTCCGGCCCTTAACGTCGCCGGCGATGAGATCTACCTCGGCTACATTAACTTCTACCAGGCCAACCAGGGGGGAGTCGTGGTTCCGCTCGGCGGAGTGAGCGAGGACGACGAGGCCTTGACCCACCTGAGGAAGGTTCTTCCGGACCGGCAGGTCGTGGGCGTTCCGACACCCACCGTGGGCTGGGGCGGGGGCGGAGTCCATTGCATCACCCAGCAGATGCCCGCGCTGCCGTCCTAA
- a CDS encoding agmatine deiminase family protein, which produces MKKSTVRWPAEWEPHSRCLMTWPHREDVWGDRSLKVVQGDYAAVAKTIARFEPLLMVANPGSGKDAKRQCGENVEVVEFPVDQAWMRDNGPIFVFEDKRLIGLNFRFNGWGAKYPPWENDDALPVPLCKHLNVECRSVDMVMEAGGIITDGEGTLITTEQCLLNPNRNPKMSRSDIEAVLRERLGVKKIIWLPWGLHDDTTDGHVACVVYFAAPAKILVQTAPPDTVDGPRLRENWKILEAATDARGRKFEMIEMPLLPSLTDPGPIGIHTYLNVYSPNGAVVVPLADVPEDEEALDRLRKVFPDREVVGVPLTNIAYGGGEVDCITQPMPAVPT; this is translated from the coding sequence ATGAAAAAATCTACTGTTCGCTGGCCGGCGGAATGGGAGCCCCATTCGCGCTGCCTGATGACGTGGCCCCACCGCGAGGACGTGTGGGGCGACAGGAGCCTGAAGGTGGTACAGGGGGATTATGCCGCCGTCGCGAAAACCATCGCGCGCTTCGAGCCGCTTCTCATGGTGGCCAATCCCGGAAGCGGCAAGGACGCGAAGCGCCAGTGCGGGGAAAACGTCGAGGTGGTGGAGTTTCCCGTGGACCAGGCGTGGATGCGCGACAACGGGCCGATTTTCGTTTTCGAGGACAAGCGGCTTATCGGCCTCAACTTCCGGTTCAACGGCTGGGGCGCGAAGTACCCCCCCTGGGAGAACGACGACGCCCTGCCCGTACCTCTATGCAAACATCTGAACGTCGAGTGCCGCTCCGTCGACATGGTGATGGAGGCCGGCGGCATCATCACGGACGGCGAGGGCACGCTCATTACGACCGAGCAGTGCCTGCTTAATCCCAATCGCAACCCGAAGATGTCCCGCTCGGATATCGAAGCGGTTCTACGGGAACGCCTCGGCGTTAAAAAAATCATCTGGCTCCCCTGGGGTCTGCACGACGACACCACCGACGGGCACGTGGCCTGCGTGGTGTATTTCGCGGCGCCCGCCAAGATTCTCGTCCAGACGGCCCCGCCGGACACCGTCGACGGGCCGCGCCTTCGGGAGAACTGGAAAATACTGGAGGCGGCCACCGACGCCCGTGGACGGAAGTTCGAGATGATAGAGATGCCGCTCCTTCCATCCCTTACCGACCCAGGACCGATAGGCATACACACCTACCTCAACGTGTACAGCCCGAACGGCGCGGTGGTGGTGCCGCTGGCCGACGTGCCGGAGGACGAGGAGGCGTTGGACCGCCTGAGAAAAGTTTTTCCGGACCGGGAGGTTGTGGGCGTCCCCCTTACGAACATAGCCTATGGCGGGGGCGAGGTCGACTGCATCACCCAGCCGATGCCGGCGGTGCCGACTTAA